Proteins encoded together in one Plasmodium vivax chromosome 6, whole genome shotgun sequence window:
- a CDS encoding hypothetical protein, conserved (encoded by transcript PVX_001965A) — protein sequence MDSRTAISMDNAESNSHLFLSDEKKGVSQKISAPDYYPGRREDRFRFAPGRSYGYAHGHGYGHDYSYNYSYGNRYDHSHGNRYDHSYGQAHKHDVSPPPVGVTLPTGASGRSVDLKSGKNRFDSFEAPQSYCHVNGENAKLCGNVETLLDVGPCEDDPRKGEPEIFPNPHGTSLHSAEHDSQVATHHHICHSGGYAEEVEMVNRRNREELTELGPLDERANLTELGRLDERANLTELGRLDERANLTELGRLDEPEEEEIFQRATITHKAHDLSGNGAIYPKEYKGNNEKGRQNNANSQIIKDIRRSKSNYSFRNIVITNVFLGNIPPNITEERIKNVLEIFGYIIHIEYKWSIDKWSYAFVYFVDEKCAINAVNILNQKKFFDNSPNHKLICFIVSKQIPNQNTLHYSKANFSLLKDGPPGANLFLYGIPLKWTELNLIQLVNKYGHVVGLRIPYINNEQDKKQGNRGFGFVSYDNKKSAIEAFEELSKMYIHGKLLKVQLKNGEEHLLPPKLKSMYSAGGGGHINPCGNPIGGVNSNGGINTNVGINPNRGINTNVNMHTDVSMNANPSVNAQGNQGKAKDPNSAKTAQSLVSTTDTLKTLNSVNSADAPKKLRSNFPSSSSSVNGGSANGGSVNGGSANGGSANGGSANGGSANGGSANCSGSSQGANFMTGKNMLAELVCNGTEHHMQHISTSDPNAPVELLPNGAGSNTMPLRSSHGRLVKQFSDNYYNKYHTTSKRMNNYMHSFHHSSTLGSNVVPSSYPLEPLRALHKTSDVVDVFRGTGVSSNTRLYYTQKSESGSSFGGALGSLTGGLSSDENGSEPESGSPIQYRATSKYPHSMEGAALEMNPKNETTPYDYADDRFDHFLSDHVGSNDREADRGELLHPGGMTRTFHMPAEPKARGINTKLYYHPNKVGGQKFPMNGSPTGSYNCGRFGEETSVDRVQASRLNHLKSKIYVHQRKNLFCSPSVEGRTGVNTYSQLFGSGSTGEGSGRLGGKWDGKWDGKWDGKWDGKWDGKWNSNWNSFAPLGDPLRSAKGRAQLGTENGNLTSFLNNIWYDNGQSGSSVPCGPSADCSGPYSSSYNDWHDEAQTGGAHQYSNYPYSGANSHAGSAIENGDKRDVQNEAMCSGEVGEALLAEEEKGDVQMSRSSHPDGNGNDWQYGEKECEEVNGASQSDENFYLSFDREELRDVGGGNTGGGNTGSGNTRSDNPRSDNPRSDNPRSDDPSNYCKNMQLFFSFLNTYANKSSLNIDDYIDQENMQLYEALNPKVEQQADKNPSEYSFMELLSKEKNETQREQYEQYEQCEPCEPCEPCEPCEPCEQEVEGQAPNQLGTEDAQDEAGRELHKYNTMPFLQEDYDQMVQYDPPDFLSVGHGSSSFYDRIDAYAAGANKNGGSAKSSGNGGGGSGSGGRRLRQEEGLSEQGDELLDRYLSDMYIFNDYTGANSCSKPMFNFAARNEGGDADEDASGEKMWCSPDSANPDCESSGSSGSRGSSANSSNSSSNSSSTSCSSRDANSAFKSSSAGKGA from the exons ATGGATTCGCGCACCGCAATTTCGATGGATAATGCCGAAAGTAACAGTCACTTATTCCTTTCcgatgaaaaaaagggagtcaGCCAAAAAATCAGCGCCCCCGATTACTACCCCGGCAGGAGGGAGGACCGATTTAGGTTCGCGCCGGGCCGCAGCTACGGCTACGCGCACGGGCACGGCTACGGGCACGACTACAGCTACAACTACAGCTACGGCAACCGCTACGATCACAGCCATGGCAACCGCTACGACCACAGCTATGGCCAGGCCCACAAACACGACGTGTCCCCCCCGCCCGTCGGAGTCACCCTTCCAACCGGCGCCAGCGGAAGGAGTGTCGATTTGAAGAGCGGGAAAAACAGGTTCGACTCGTTTGAAGCCCCCCAAAGTTACTGTCACGTTAACGGAGAGAATGCAAAGCTTTGTGGTAACGTCGAGACGTTGTTAGATGTGGGACCGTGTGAAGACGACCCGAGGAAGGGCGAACCTGAAATTTTTCCGAACCCCCATGGCACCAGTTTGCACAGCGCAGAGCACGATTCGCAGGTAGCTACGCACCATCATATATGCCACAGTGGGGGGTACGCGGAGGAGGTGGAGATGGTGAACCGGAGGAATCGCGAAGAGCTCACAGAACTGGGGCCGCTAGACGAACGGGCAAATCTCACAGAACTGGGGCGGCTAGACGAACGGGCAAATCTCACAGAACTGGGGCGGCTAGACGAACGGGCAAATCTCACAGAACTGGGGCGGCTAGACGAAccagaggaggaggaaatctTCCAAAGGGCAACTATTACCCACAAGGCGCATGACCTGAGTGGGAACGGAGCCATCTACCCCAAAGAGTACAAAGGGAACAACGAAAAAGGGAGACAAAATAATGCTAACAGCCAAATTATTAAAGACATCAGAAGAAGCAAATCAAATTATAGCTTCAGAAACATAGTCATCACGAATGTCTTTTTGGGAAACATCCCACCGAATATAACAGAGGAGAGGATAAAGAACGTGTTGGAAATTTTTGGCTACATAATCCACATAGAGTACAAATGGTCCATCGACAAGTGGTCCTACGCATTTGTCTATTTCGTGGACGAGAAATGTGCAATAAATGCGGTGAACATTTTGAAtcaaaagaaattttttgaCAACTCGCCAAACCACAAGTTGATATGCTTCATCGTTTCGAAGCAGATTCCGAACCAGAACACGCTGCACTACAGCAAGGCCAACTTTTCCCTCCTCAAGGACGGGCCTCCGG gcgCGAACCTCTTCCTGTACGGAATCCCCCTCAAGTGGACCGAGCTGAACCTCATCCAACTGGTTAACAAGTACGGCCACGTCGTGGGCCTCAGGATCCCATACATAAACAACGAGCAGGACAAGAAGCAGGGGAATAGGGGCTTCGGCTTTGTGTCGTACGACAACAAGAAGTCCGCCATTGAGGCCTTTGAGGAGCTCTCCAAAATGTACATCCACGGGAAGCTGCTGAAGGTGCAGCTGAAGAATGGCGAGGAGCATTTGCTGCCGCCCAAGCTGAAGAGCATGTACAGCGCGGGTGGGGGCGGCCACATCAACCCATGCGGCAACCCCATCGGGGGAGTTAACTCCAACGGGGGTATAAACACCAATGTGGGCATTAACCCCAACCGGGGCATAAACACCAATGTGAACATGCACACAGATGTCAGCATGAACGCCAACCCCAGTGTGAACGCCCAGGGGAACCAAGGCAAAGCGAAGGACCCGAACAGCGCCAAAACGGCGCAGAGCCTCGTGAGCACCACCGACACGCTGAAAACGCTCAACTCGGTCAATTCTGCGGATGCGCCGAAGAAACTGAGGAGCAACTTCCCTAGCAGTAGCAGCAGCGTTAATGGAGGCAGCGCCAATGGGGGAAGCGTTAATGGAGGCAGCGCCAATGGAGGTAGCGCCAATGGAGGTAGCGCCAACGGGGGCAGTGCCAACGGGGGCAGTGCCAACTGCAGCGGCAGCAGTCAGGGCGCCAACTTCATGACGGGCAAGAACATGCTAGCCGAACTCGTGTGTAACGGCACGGAACACCACATGCAACACATTTCTACATCGGACCCGAACGCCCCTGTGGAGTTGCTACCAAATGGCGCAGGTAGCAACACCATGCCATTGAGGAGCTCCCATGGGAGGTTGGTCAAGCAATTTTCAgacaattattataataagtatCACACGACAAGCAAGAGGATGAACAATTACATGCACAGCTTTCACCATTCGAGCACCCTGGGCAGCAACGTAGTTCCTTCTTCCTACCCACTGGAACCGCTGCGCGCTTTACATAAGACGAGCGACGTAGTGGATGTGTTTCGAGGCACCGGTGTAAGTAGCAACACCCGTTTGTATTATACCCAGAAGAGCGAAAGTGGGAGCTCTTTTGGGGGCGCACTTGGAAGCCTCACCGGGGGGCTGAGTAGCGATGAGAATGGAAGCGAGCCTGAGAGTGGGAGCCCCATCCAGTACAGAGCAACGAGCAAGTACCCCCATAGTATGGAAGGTGCAGCTCTGGAAATGAATCCGAAGAATGAAACCACTCCGTATGACTATGCAGATGATCGTTTTGATCACTTCCTTAGTGACCACGTCGGTAGCAACGATAGGGAGGCGGACAGGGGAGAGCTTCTTCATCCCGGGGGAATGACGCGAACGTTTCATATGCCAGCAGAACCAAAGGCCAGAGGAATAAACACGAAACTGTATTATCACCCGAACAAAGTAGGAGGGCAGAAGTTCCCAATGAATGGGAGTCCGACCGGCTCGTACAACTGTGGCCGATTTGGGGAAGAGACAAGTGTTGACAGAGTGCAGGCGTCCAGATTGAATCATCTGAAGAGTAAGATTTATGTGCATCAGAGGAAGAACCTGTTTTGCAGCCCCAGTGTGGAGGGAAGGACGGGCGTGAACACGTACAGTCAGCTCTTTGGCAGTGGCTCAACGGGGGAGGGTAGCGGCAGGTTGGGCGGCAAATGGGACGGCAAGTGGGACGGCAAATGGGATGGCAAATGGGATGGCAAGTGGGACGGCAAGTGGAACTCCAACTGGAACAGCTTTGCACCCCTCGGAGACCCACTTAGAAGCGCGAAGGGTAGAGCGCAACTGGGCACAGAAAACGGGAACCTAACATCCTTCCTAAATAATATCTGGTATGACAATGGGCAGAGTGGCTCAAGTGTACCGTGCGGCCCAAGCGCTGATTGCAGTGGTCCCTACAGTAGCTCTTATAACGACTGGCATGACGAGGCGCAAACGGGAGGGGCACACCAATATAGTAATTACCCCTACAGTGGGGCAAACAGCCATGCGGGTAGCGCTATTGAGAACGGCGACAAAAGGGatgtgcaaaatgaagcGATGTGTAGCGGGGAAGTGGGAGAGGCCCTCCTCGCcgaagaggagaagggggaTGTCCAAATGAGCAGAAGCTCCCATCCAGATGGAAATGGAAACGATTGGCAGTACGGGGAGAAGGAGTGCGAAGAAGTGAACGGAGCAAGCCAGAGTGACGAGAACTTTTATCTCAGTTTTGACCGCGAGGAGTTGCGCGACGTGGGAGGCGGTAACACGGGAGGGGGCAACACGGGAAGTGGCAACACCCGAAGCGATAACCCCCGAAGCGATAACCCCCGAAGCGATAACCCCCGAAGCGACGACCCGTCCAACTACTGCAAAAACATGCagctcttcttctccttcctaaACACATACGCAAACAAAAGCTCGCTAAACATCGACGACTATATTGACCAGGAAAACATGCAGCTGTACGAAGCGCTGAACCCAAAAGTTGAGCAGCAGGCGGACAAGAACCCTTCGGAATACTCCTTTATGGAGCTCCTCTCCAAGGAGAAAAACGAGACGCAGCGTGAGCAGTATGAGCAGTATGAGCAGTGTGAGCCGTGTGAGCCGTGTGAGCCGTGTGAGCCGTGTGAACCGTGTGAGCAGGAGGTCGAGGGGCAGGCCCCAAATCAGTTGGGCACAGAAGACGCGCAGGACGAAGCGGGGAGAGAGCTCCACAAGTACAACACCATGCCCTTCTTGCAGGAAGATTATGACCAGATGGTGCAGTACGACCCCCCCGATTTCCTCAGCGTGGGGCACGGCAGCTCTAGCTTTTATGACCGCATCGACGCGTACGCCGCGGGTGCAAATAAGAACGGTGGTAGCGCTAAGAGCAGCGGAAATGGCGGCGGTGGCAGCGGTAGCGGTGGCAGAAGGCTGCGCCAGGAAGAAGGGCTCTCGGAGCAAGGCGATGAACTTTTGGATCGGTACCTGAGCgacatgtacatttttaacgACTACACGGGTGCGAATAGCTGCAGCAAGCCCATGTTCAATTTTGCAGCGAGGAACGAGGGGGGGGATGCGGATGAGGATGCCAGTGGTGAGAAGATGTGGTGCAGCCCGGATAGTGCCAACCCGGACTGTGAAAGCAGCGGTAGCAGTGGTAGCAGGGGCAGCAGTGCcaacagcagcaacagcagcagcaacagtAGCAGCACCAGCTGCAGCAGCAGGGATGCGAACAGCGCCTTCAAGAGCAGCAGCGCGGGAAAAGGCGCGTAG